A stretch of Chitinophaga caeni DNA encodes these proteins:
- the porG gene encoding type IX secretion system protein PorG, whose translation MKKYFIIPIVLFCLPVLVMGQDWHVGGMAGISNYNGDLSEKTINFKHIGPTLGLFVRRDVNRYLSVRAGFQWGMVAAADSSNSSQALKDRNLSFRSHIGEISLVGEFNFFDIYERGYTPYIFAGIGGFLFNPMGKTQNGNWVNLRDLGTEGQGMQEYADRLPYNLFQFAVPFGVGFRYELDPKWTVGVEVGARYTSTDYLDDVSKTYVDENLLLQYRGQLAVDMAYRGDEVNPKTGNPGVYPPDGTVRGNPGNKDWYAFTGLTVTYRLGGRNKSFGRAIKNTGCANMKF comes from the coding sequence TTGAAAAAGTATTTCATCATCCCGATCGTATTATTTTGTTTACCGGTACTCGTAATGGGGCAGGATTGGCATGTGGGTGGTATGGCAGGTATTAGTAATTACAACGGGGACCTCTCTGAGAAAACAATCAATTTCAAACATATCGGTCCCACCCTAGGTTTATTCGTTAGGAGGGATGTTAACCGTTATCTCAGTGTAAGGGCCGGTTTCCAATGGGGAATGGTTGCCGCGGCTGATAGTTCTAATAGCAGCCAAGCGCTGAAAGACCGGAACCTCAGCTTCCGGAGCCATATTGGTGAAATAAGCCTGGTTGGTGAATTCAATTTTTTCGATATTTATGAAAGGGGATATACGCCTTATATTTTTGCCGGTATCGGCGGATTCTTATTTAACCCCATGGGTAAAACGCAAAACGGCAACTGGGTAAACCTGCGGGATCTCGGTACAGAAGGTCAAGGTATGCAGGAATACGCTGATAGGCTTCCTTATAACCTTTTTCAGTTCGCCGTGCCTTTCGGGGTCGGGTTCCGTTACGAATTGGATCCGAAATGGACCGTTGGTGTTGAAGTAGGGGCGCGTTATACTTCTACGGATTACCTCGATGATGTAAGTAAAACTTATGTCGATGAAAATCTACTCTTACAGTACCGTGGTCAATTGGCGGTGGATATGGCTTACAGGGGAGATGAAGTGAATCCGAAAACAGGGAACCCCGGCGTATACCCGCCGGATGGAACCGTGAGGGGGAATCCCGGTAATAAAGACTGGTATGCATTTACAGGCTTAACTGTTACTTACCGTTTAGGTGGAAGAAATAAATCATTCGGCCGCGCGATAAAAAATACGGGTTGCGCGAACATGAAATTTTAA
- a CDS encoding RES family NAD+ phosphorylase, which translates to MEVYRLSRKVFSNTLSGKGAALKGARWNSEGVEVIYTAMNRSLAMAEVAVHLSLAMLPADFMMLTIEIPDDMAILKLDVSRLPKNWNTFPYHPASQTIGDKFISENKYCLLHVPSAVTQGDYNLLINPKHKDFTRIKIVKRVKFPFDERIFQ; encoded by the coding sequence ATGGAGGTTTATCGTTTATCCCGGAAGGTATTTTCTAATACGCTTTCCGGTAAAGGCGCCGCTTTAAAAGGCGCCAGGTGGAATTCTGAAGGGGTGGAAGTTATTTATACAGCAATGAATCGTTCTTTGGCCATGGCGGAGGTGGCGGTGCATCTCTCCCTGGCAATGCTTCCGGCAGATTTTATGATGTTAACAATAGAGATTCCGGATGACATGGCTATCTTAAAACTGGATGTATCCCGTCTTCCCAAGAACTGGAATACATTTCCCTATCACCCGGCATCTCAAACAATCGGGGATAAATTTATCTCGGAAAATAAGTACTGTTTATTACATGTTCCTTCCGCTGTTACACAAGGAGACTATAACTTGTTGATCAACCCCAAGCATAAAGACTTCACTAGAATTAAAATTGTTAAGCGCGTTAAGTTCCCCTTTGATGAAAGGATTTTTCAATAA
- a CDS encoding FMN-binding glutamate synthase family protein, with amino-acid sequence MRKILIFTAVLVLIGLALLAFYYPWFWILFILVAPLATMLIADMAQSKHAIMRNYPIFGRMRYWMEDLRPKIYQYFVESDIDGSPINRVDRSTIYQRAKRELNSQPFGTQFNVYAEGYEWLAHSIQPIGFDKMDKDPRIVIGGKDCKQPYSCSIFNISAMSYGSLSSNAVEALNAGAKIGNFAHNTGEGGISPYHLKHGGDIIWQIGTGYFGCRDDHGNFHPGLFAEKSKQASVRMIELKISQGAKPGHGGILPAAKNTEEVAAIRHVQPHTTIFSPPYHTSFSTPRELLLFIKQMRELSGGKPVGFKLCIGQKSEFYAICKAMMATDIYPDFITVDGGEGGTGAAPPEFSNSVGMPFMDALSFVHDTLVGFGIRKEIKILASGKILTGFHILRAMALGADACNSARAMMMAIGCIQALQCNTNKCPAGVATQDKWLMAGLVVEDKKSRVANYHRDTIESAIELSAAAGLSDPKKLTRKHIQRRVFMNEVRSFEEIYPSAKPGYLLSGDLPQRVKDDLAMAQVDSWEMVSSDAL; translated from the coding sequence ATGAGAAAAATCTTGATCTTCACAGCTGTTTTAGTTTTGATAGGACTGGCTTTATTAGCATTTTATTATCCTTGGTTTTGGATACTTTTTATCTTGGTAGCGCCTTTGGCAACCATGTTAATTGCAGACATGGCGCAAAGCAAACATGCCATCATGAGAAACTATCCTATCTTCGGTAGGATGCGTTACTGGATGGAAGATTTACGGCCAAAAATCTACCAATATTTCGTGGAGAGCGATATCGACGGAAGCCCTATTAACAGGGTTGACCGCTCCACGATTTACCAGAGGGCAAAGAGGGAGTTAAATTCTCAACCTTTCGGAACGCAATTCAACGTGTATGCGGAAGGGTATGAATGGCTGGCACATTCCATCCAACCGATCGGTTTTGATAAAATGGATAAAGATCCCAGGATCGTAATCGGCGGGAAGGATTGTAAACAACCTTACTCCTGTAGTATTTTCAATATCTCCGCCATGAGTTACGGCTCCCTGAGTTCCAACGCGGTTGAAGCCTTAAATGCCGGTGCAAAAATTGGAAACTTCGCACATAATACCGGCGAAGGCGGAATCAGTCCTTACCACCTGAAGCATGGGGGGGATATCATCTGGCAAATCGGTACCGGTTATTTCGGTTGCCGGGATGATCATGGAAATTTTCACCCCGGTTTATTTGCAGAGAAATCTAAGCAAGCATCTGTTAGGATGATTGAGCTGAAGATTTCACAAGGAGCAAAGCCCGGTCACGGTGGTATTTTACCAGCGGCGAAGAATACGGAAGAAGTAGCTGCTATCCGGCATGTACAACCCCATACAACAATATTTTCACCACCGTACCATACTTCGTTTTCTACCCCGAGAGAACTCTTGCTTTTTATAAAACAGATGAGGGAGCTCAGCGGTGGAAAACCCGTAGGTTTTAAATTATGCATAGGGCAGAAAAGCGAATTTTACGCGATCTGTAAAGCCATGATGGCAACGGATATCTATCCCGATTTTATCACCGTAGACGGTGGTGAAGGAGGAACGGGAGCAGCGCCGCCGGAATTTTCCAATTCGGTTGGTATGCCCTTTATGGACGCCCTTTCATTCGTTCATGATACGCTGGTGGGTTTCGGGATCCGTAAAGAAATCAAAATCCTGGCATCCGGTAAAATTTTAACCGGCTTTCATATTTTGAGGGCTATGGCGTTGGGAGCCGATGCTTGTAATAGCGCGCGTGCCATGATGATGGCCATCGGTTGTATCCAGGCTTTGCAATGTAATACAAATAAATGCCCGGCAGGCGTGGCTACCCAAGATAAATGGTTGATGGCGGGACTAGTTGTGGAAGATAAGAAAAGCCGCGTCGCAAATTATCACCGCGATACGATTGAAAGTGCTATTGAACTTAGCGCTGCCGCAGGTTTGAGCGATCCTAAAAAATTGACCCGCAAGCATATTCAACGCCGCGTATTTATGAACGAAGTGCGCAGCTTTGAAGAAATTTACCCCTCTGCTAAACCGGGATATTTATTGTCCGGCGATTTGCCGCAGCGGGTTAAAGACGACTTGGCGATGGCGCAAGTTGATAGCTGGGAAATGGTAAGTTCTGATGCTTTATAA
- a CDS encoding GNAT family N-acetyltransferase codes for MTFRSLANIPAQEVVQCFLEAFKDYYVKFNAAPQYFINRWKAAKVDFDLSFGAFIDERLVGFVLMGIDDWNGYKTAYNAGTGVIPQFRGKRIVQKLYDHFIPLLKAQGIEQSILEVITVNEIAIRAYNAIGYEIERELFCFSGTCKQKTTRKILKEPFHTGISIGAQPQAYSWENTTEHLLMTPQLYECWTTVDDSGGIIGKALIQPNTGYIAQYEFQSVENGIELMQSIASHCNILKINNVDEHHQMALEVFRSSGLQDIIQQYEMKLVLS; via the coding sequence ATGACCTTCCGTTCCCTCGCGAATATACCGGCCCAAGAAGTTGTACAATGTTTCCTTGAAGCATTTAAAGACTATTACGTAAAATTTAATGCCGCACCGCAATATTTCATTAACCGCTGGAAAGCAGCGAAAGTTGATTTCGATCTTTCATTCGGAGCTTTTATCGATGAGCGGTTAGTTGGATTTGTTTTGATGGGTATTGATGATTGGAATGGTTATAAAACTGCTTATAATGCCGGGACGGGCGTCATTCCACAATTTAGGGGTAAGCGAATTGTACAAAAACTTTACGATCACTTTATTCCGCTGCTCAAAGCGCAAGGAATAGAACAAAGTATCTTGGAAGTAATCACGGTGAACGAAATTGCAATTAGAGCCTACAATGCTATCGGTTATGAAATAGAGCGGGAATTGTTTTGCTTTTCCGGCACATGCAAACAAAAAACAACTAGAAAAATATTAAAGGAACCTTTTCATACCGGCATATCAATCGGCGCTCAGCCACAGGCATATTCCTGGGAAAACACTACCGAACATTTATTAATGACCCCGCAATTATATGAATGCTGGACTACGGTTGATGACAGCGGAGGTATTATCGGGAAGGCACTGATACAACCCAATACAGGCTATATAGCGCAATATGAATTTCAATCGGTTGAAAATGGTATTGAATTGATGCAAAGTATTGCTTCCCACTGCAACATTCTCAAGATTAATAACGTGGATGAACATCACCAAATGGCGCTCGAAGTTTTTAGAAGCTCGGGCTTACAGGATATTATCCAACAATACGAGATGAAATTAGTCCTGAGCTAA
- the parS gene encoding type II RES/Xre toxin-antitoxin system antitoxin has protein sequence MIAATLAYDKRLDKEILTLIKSSKIDKKLNLSIKDITFYNFLADKILMICVIRHGVPYSLFDKIQNFTPFTENYWADLLDVSTKTLQRYRQDDKSFRPIQSEKIIEMAEVTKIGLEVFGDIDKLKLWLNTPSFALGKIKPIELLKDSYGKELVIGELTRINYGIFV, from the coding sequence ATGATTGCCGCAACGCTTGCATACGATAAAAGGCTGGATAAAGAAATACTCACCCTCATTAAAAGTTCGAAAATTGATAAGAAATTGAATCTTTCAATAAAGGATATTACTTTTTATAATTTTTTGGCTGATAAAATTTTGATGATTTGCGTTATCAGGCATGGAGTGCCTTATTCTTTGTTCGATAAGATCCAAAATTTTACGCCGTTTACAGAAAATTACTGGGCGGATCTGCTGGATGTTTCAACGAAAACATTGCAAAGGTATCGCCAAGATGATAAAAGCTTTCGACCGATTCAATCAGAGAAAATCATCGAGATGGCTGAAGTCACCAAAATAGGTTTGGAAGTTTTCGGAGATATCGATAAATTAAAACTTTGGTTAAATACGCCCAGTTTTGCTTTGGGCAAAATAAAACCTATCGAGCTTCTTAAAGATTCCTATGGAAAGGAATTGGTAATTGGCGAATTAACTAGGATTAATTACGGAATATTTGTATAA